A genome region from Sphaeramia orbicularis chromosome 19, fSphaOr1.1, whole genome shotgun sequence includes the following:
- the syt15 gene encoding synaptotagmin-15, translated as MVYYLWRRKDQSQYQELISTVPSVPACSAPVLLVSQGSWTMPSDIPFALPPRFVTQNHKDLQNTEGKEKEVEMEMKMEAQRDILAHRGSLSVRSWYPVGTVLAGLYSVSPVAPPPGMATRLCFSVEYRHSSEQLMVSLMRLGNLPPRFHGNVTLVEVRLLPDDRRPRQAKARGTGPDPEFSDCFVFQVSGVCVLQSTLSVCVLSVEQDAKRHAVGRVLFPLQGELGQAGRVMWRDLEKEDDTQCSELGDVQISLCYSPSLQRLSVVFLRARGLQLLTGAGVCVQVSLQIHTQVVKSKRSCVLNGEANPYFNYRMSFKLRPQNLDEACLRFELQQPNSIRSEPPTLLGVLVLGPFMYARGPQLQHWMDMVNTPQEPVKLWHGLSRPI; from the exons ATGGTTTATTACCTGTGGAGGAGAAAAGATCAGAGTCAATACCAGGAGCTGATCTCCACTGTACCGTCTGTACCAGCATGCTCTGCTCCGGTCCTACTGGTTTCTCAAGGCTCCTGGACGAT GCCCAGTGATATCCCTTTCGCCTTGCCGCCCCGTTTTGTGACACAAAACCATAAAgatttgcaaaatacagagggaaaGGAAAAAGAGGTGGAGATGGAGATGAAGATGGAGGCTCAGAGGGACATACTAGCCCACCGTGGATCCCTCTCAGTGAGGA GTTGGTACCCAGTTGGGACAGTTCTGGCGGGTCTTTACTCTGTTTCTCCTGTGGCCCCGCCTCCCGGTATGGCCACTCGTCTCTGCTTCTCAGTGGAGTATCGACACAGCAGCGAGCAGCTCATGGTCTCTCTGATGCGTCTTGGCAACCTCCCTCCTCGTTTCCATGGCAACGTCACACTAGTAGAAGTCCGGCTTCTACCTGACGACCGGCGGCCCCGCCAGGCCAAGGCCCGTGGTACAGGTCCTGACCCAGAGTTCAGTGACTGCTTTGTTTTTCAG GTGTCTGGAGTGTGTGTCCTTCAGAGcaccctgagtgtgtgtgtgctgagtGTGGAGCAGGATGCCAAACGCCACGCAGTGGGCCGGGTGCTGTTTCCTCTGCAGGGAGAGCTCGGTCAGGCAGGCAGGGTGATGTGGAGGGACCTGGAGAAGGAGGACGACACACAG TGTTCAGAGCTGGGTGATGTCCAGATATCTCTGTGCTACAGTCCCTCCCTGCAGAGACTATCTGTGGTGTTTCTGAGGGCTCGTGGTCTCCAGCTGCTCACAGGTGCAG GTGTATGTGTCCAGGTGAGCTTGCAGATACATACCCAAGTGGTTAAGAGTAAGCGGAGCTGTGTGCTGAACGGTGAAGCAAACCCCTACTTTAACTACAGGATGAGTTTTAAACTCCGACCACAGAACCTGGACGAAGCCTGTCTGAGGTTTGAGCTGCAGCAACCAAACAGCATCCGCTCAG AGCCCCCGACCCTGCTGGGAGTTCTGGTTTTGGGGCCCTTCATGTACGCTAGGGGTCCACAGCTGCAGCATTGGATGGATATGGTCAACACACCACAGGAGCCGGTCAAACTGTGGCATGGCCTGAGCCGCcctatttaa
- the LOC115410775 gene encoding flocculation protein FLO11 isoform X2 — protein sequence MARPGRPASESYQPVCCSVSQSVSYSSETGIVGVEDDDEAPIFSLSKSSMDVVMGTGQPHKRDPAWSRLDLRRSSSTNTHPEQNSVTHQHLYPNTWQHANSPNNQVLLTKQNLDLHNPPALSERWITNMQRWSGCSSSTHSRSSTPETVVWRGTHSRPWSLTQEAAGSVTPDSPVTKASPSPTIPPFISPLHSPTLPLVDVFSSPSPSPYCLSTHLQEDLPLPAPLPLPSPLQNTSPPLSNPANLLHMEDDGFPESQPLSFTFPSPVPSSVSLGKGGLVSHPGGLVEGQESGRGPSVCYLELPGQNLSMGRSWKTPLVSSLSDSHLGNCCRCSHSRESNRAANIEVIREEGTMTSQVDLVDAAVQTVSPVASWSNLRKNVSNSIMGSHSLLGSPPGSRLNLRCSVGSHSNLVSPSSSMFPASSGEDDREYADGPLWDENLASYHDLYRKRSCLKNHGGERDELGRRSSMKQVQWDEEGMTWDIHGASVEPEVLVSAIKKHLELKITEEPKTPQLVKRSSKKKKAPKPPVSLKVVDQNAPAIVNTSSCGLVAGGEVKKDAVKERKQEEGGKKDGVAESVRKVSKTDGHNTREDKRGEEMEVLEEAGAACSESPSHGSGHSRKRNVIRSLRRPGWCGGSRKADD from the exons ATGGCGAGGCCAGGTCGCCCTGCGTCTGAGAGCTACCAGCCCGTCTGCtgctcagtcagtcagtctgtgtcTTACTCCAGTGAGACAGGGATAGTGGGGGTGGAGGACGACGATGAGGCGCCCATCTTCTCCCTCTCTAAGAGCTCAATGGATGTGGTCATGGGGACGGGACAACCCCATAAGCGTGACCCGGCCTGGAGCAGACTGGACCTAAGACGGAGCTCAAGCACCAACACACACCCTGAGCAGAACTCAGTGACCCACCAGCACCTTTATCCCAACACGTGGCAGCATGCGAACTCCCCAAACAACCAGGTATTGCTTACAAAGCAGAACCTAGACCTGCACAACCCTCCTGCACTCAGTGAGCGCTGGATCACCAACATGCAGCGCTGGAGTGGGTGCAGCAGCAGCACCCACAGTCGCAGCAGCACTCCAGAGACGGTAGTGTGGAGGGGAACACATTCACGCCCCTGGAGTCTAACCCAGGAAGCTGCTGGTTCTGTTACACCTGACTCTCCTGTCACCAAAGCATCCCCTTCCCCGACCATACCTCCATTTATTTCACCTTTGCACTCCCCCACTCTCCCCCTGGTAGATGTTTTCTCATCTCCTTCTCCTTCGCCATATTGTCTGTCCACACATCTGCAGGAAGACTTACCCTTGCCTGCACCTTTGCCACTTCCGTCACCTTTACAAAACACCTCACCACCATTATCAAACCCAGCTAATCTCCTTCACATGGAAGATGATGGCTTCCCTGAGAGTCAACCACTCTCCTTTACATTTCCTTCACCAGTCCCTTCCTCTGTTAGTCTAGGAAAAGGAGGTCTAGTTTCACATCCTGGAGGCCTTGTT GAGGGTCAGGAATCAGGCCGAGGACCTTCAGTCTGCTATCTAGAGTTGCCAGGTCAAAACCTTTCGATGGGCCGAAGTTGGAAGACACCTCTGGTTTCTTCATTAAGTGACTCCCATTTGGGCAACTGCTGCAGGTGCAGTCACTCCAGAGAGTCAAACAGAGCCGCAAATATAGAGGTGATCAGGGAAGAAGGTACAATGACATCCCAGGTGGACCTTGTAGATGCAGCTGTGCAGACAGTTTCTCCTGTTGCCTCTTGGTCGAACCTCAGGAAGAACGTTTCAAACTCCATCATGGGCTCCCACTCCCTCTTGGGTTCTCCTCCTGGCTCAAGACTAAACCTAAGATGCTCAGTTGGGTCTCACTCCAACCTGGTGTCTCCATCCTCCAGCATGTTCCCTGCAAGCAGTGGAGAAGATGATAGGGAATATGCAGATGGCCCGTTATGGGATGAAAACTTGGCTTCCTACCATGATCTGTACAGGAAGAGGTCCTGTTTGAAGAACCACGGGGGGGAGAGGGACGAGCTGGGGAGGAGGAGCAGTATGAAGCAGGTGCAGTGGGATGAGGAAGGGATGACGTGGGATATACATGGAGCATCTGTGGAGCCAGAAGTACTGGTTTCAGCAATAAAGAAACATCTGGAACTCAAGATCACAGAGGAACCAAAAACCCCTCAGCTAGTAAAACGTTCATCAAAGAAGAAAAAGGCACCAAAGCCTCCTGTGAGTCTAAAAGTTGTTGATCAGAATGCCCCGGCGATTGTTAATACATCAAGCTGTGGGCTGGTGGCTGGAGGTGAGGTGAAGAAAGACGCAGTCAAAGAGAGGAAGCAGGAGGAAGGAGGCAAAAAAGACGGAGTAGCAGAGTCTGTGAGGAAAGTCAGTAAAACGGATGGACATAACACAAGAGAAGACaagagaggagaagaaatggaggTGTTAGAGGAGGCAGGAGCAGCTTGCAGTGAGTCGCCATCACATGGGAGTGGACACAGTCGGAAGAGGAATGTGATCAGGTCTCTGAGGAGGCCCGGGTGGTGTGGAGGCTCCAGGAAGGCTGATGACTGA
- the LOC115410775 gene encoding flocculation protein FLO11 isoform X1 translates to MARPGRPASESYQPVCCSVSQSVSYSSETGIVGVEDDDEAPIFSLSKSSMDVVMGTGQPHKRDPAWSRLDLRRSSSTNTHPEQNSVTHQHLYPNTWQHANSPNNQVLLTKQNLDLHNPPALSERWITNMQRWSGCSSSTHSRSSTPETVVWRGTHSRPWSLTQEAAGSVTPDSPVTKASPSPTIPPFISPLHSPTLPLVDVFSSPSPSPYCLSTHLQEDLPLPAPLPLPSPLQNTSPPLSNPANLLHMEDDGFPESQPLSFTFPSPVPSSVSLGKGGLVSHPGGLVDKVMESPERDVKREQMFGYLLTNPVPEGQESGRGPSVCYLELPGQNLSMGRSWKTPLVSSLSDSHLGNCCRCSHSRESNRAANIEVIREEGTMTSQVDLVDAAVQTVSPVASWSNLRKNVSNSIMGSHSLLGSPPGSRLNLRCSVGSHSNLVSPSSSMFPASSGEDDREYADGPLWDENLASYHDLYRKRSCLKNHGGERDELGRRSSMKQVQWDEEGMTWDIHGASVEPEVLVSAIKKHLELKITEEPKTPQLVKRSSKKKKAPKPPVSLKVVDQNAPAIVNTSSCGLVAGGEVKKDAVKERKQEEGGKKDGVAESVRKVSKTDGHNTREDKRGEEMEVLEEAGAACSESPSHGSGHSRKRNVIRSLRRPGWCGGSRKADD, encoded by the coding sequence ATGGCGAGGCCAGGTCGCCCTGCGTCTGAGAGCTACCAGCCCGTCTGCtgctcagtcagtcagtctgtgtcTTACTCCAGTGAGACAGGGATAGTGGGGGTGGAGGACGACGATGAGGCGCCCATCTTCTCCCTCTCTAAGAGCTCAATGGATGTGGTCATGGGGACGGGACAACCCCATAAGCGTGACCCGGCCTGGAGCAGACTGGACCTAAGACGGAGCTCAAGCACCAACACACACCCTGAGCAGAACTCAGTGACCCACCAGCACCTTTATCCCAACACGTGGCAGCATGCGAACTCCCCAAACAACCAGGTATTGCTTACAAAGCAGAACCTAGACCTGCACAACCCTCCTGCACTCAGTGAGCGCTGGATCACCAACATGCAGCGCTGGAGTGGGTGCAGCAGCAGCACCCACAGTCGCAGCAGCACTCCAGAGACGGTAGTGTGGAGGGGAACACATTCACGCCCCTGGAGTCTAACCCAGGAAGCTGCTGGTTCTGTTACACCTGACTCTCCTGTCACCAAAGCATCCCCTTCCCCGACCATACCTCCATTTATTTCACCTTTGCACTCCCCCACTCTCCCCCTGGTAGATGTTTTCTCATCTCCTTCTCCTTCGCCATATTGTCTGTCCACACATCTGCAGGAAGACTTACCCTTGCCTGCACCTTTGCCACTTCCGTCACCTTTACAAAACACCTCACCACCATTATCAAACCCAGCTAATCTCCTTCACATGGAAGATGATGGCTTCCCTGAGAGTCAACCACTCTCCTTTACATTTCCTTCACCAGTCCCTTCCTCTGTTAGTCTAGGAAAAGGAGGTCTAGTTTCACATCCTGGAGGCCTTGTTGACAAAGTGATGGAAAGCCCTGAAAGAGATGTAAAAAGAGAGCAAATGTTTGGTTACCTGTTGACTAATCCTGTGCCAGAGGGTCAGGAATCAGGCCGAGGACCTTCAGTCTGCTATCTAGAGTTGCCAGGTCAAAACCTTTCGATGGGCCGAAGTTGGAAGACACCTCTGGTTTCTTCATTAAGTGACTCCCATTTGGGCAACTGCTGCAGGTGCAGTCACTCCAGAGAGTCAAACAGAGCCGCAAATATAGAGGTGATCAGGGAAGAAGGTACAATGACATCCCAGGTGGACCTTGTAGATGCAGCTGTGCAGACAGTTTCTCCTGTTGCCTCTTGGTCGAACCTCAGGAAGAACGTTTCAAACTCCATCATGGGCTCCCACTCCCTCTTGGGTTCTCCTCCTGGCTCAAGACTAAACCTAAGATGCTCAGTTGGGTCTCACTCCAACCTGGTGTCTCCATCCTCCAGCATGTTCCCTGCAAGCAGTGGAGAAGATGATAGGGAATATGCAGATGGCCCGTTATGGGATGAAAACTTGGCTTCCTACCATGATCTGTACAGGAAGAGGTCCTGTTTGAAGAACCACGGGGGGGAGAGGGACGAGCTGGGGAGGAGGAGCAGTATGAAGCAGGTGCAGTGGGATGAGGAAGGGATGACGTGGGATATACATGGAGCATCTGTGGAGCCAGAAGTACTGGTTTCAGCAATAAAGAAACATCTGGAACTCAAGATCACAGAGGAACCAAAAACCCCTCAGCTAGTAAAACGTTCATCAAAGAAGAAAAAGGCACCAAAGCCTCCTGTGAGTCTAAAAGTTGTTGATCAGAATGCCCCGGCGATTGTTAATACATCAAGCTGTGGGCTGGTGGCTGGAGGTGAGGTGAAGAAAGACGCAGTCAAAGAGAGGAAGCAGGAGGAAGGAGGCAAAAAAGACGGAGTAGCAGAGTCTGTGAGGAAAGTCAGTAAAACGGATGGACATAACACAAGAGAAGACaagagaggagaagaaatggaggTGTTAGAGGAGGCAGGAGCAGCTTGCAGTGAGTCGCCATCACATGGGAGTGGACACAGTCGGAAGAGGAATGTGATCAGGTCTCTGAGGAGGCCCGGGTGGTGTGGAGGCTCCAGGAAGGCTGATGACTGA